GGACAGTCAGGTCGGGACCATGTCCACCGGGCAGTTACGAAAAATTCTTGTGGCACGGGGGCTGGTTTCGCACCCGGATGTCCTCTTGCTGGACGAGTGCCTGGACGGACTGGATGCTCCGTCGAGAAATGAGGTGCTGCGGTTGCTGAATCGTGCGGGAGAGTGGACCACGTTGATTTGTGTGGCGCATCGGGCCGGGGATGTGCCCGAGTGTATCAATCACGCCATGACACTGGATCACGGGCATCTCGTCGCGCAGGGGCGTAGAGAGGATGTGTTGTCGGCATTACAATCTCAGGCCCCGGCTCTTGTTGCTTGTGACATGCCTGCGCCGGTGATTGATTTAAATATGGAGTATCTTTTGCGCATGGAGCATGTGTCTGTGGTTCGGGATGGGATTCGGCAACTTCATTCCATCGATTGGGAGATCCTGCCCGGTGAACAGTGGATGGTGGTCGGCGCAAACGGTGCCGGGAAATCCACGTTGCTCAAGGTGATATTGAGTGAAGTTCCGCCCTATGCCGACGATGAAGAGGGCGTGGGTCACATTCATCGTTTGGGTGGGCTGACTATGGATGAGGCTCGTCCGCTGATTGGGGTGGTCTCACCGGACTTTCAGGCACGATATGCCCGGGAGCTTGGTTGGGAGGTGACGGCTGAAGAAACGGTCATGTCCGGTTATCGTGGAAGCGTCGGCATGTTGGATGAACCCACGAGCCGGGAAAAGCTCGGTGCGGCGCAGTGGCTTGAGATGGTCGGGCTGGCCGGACTGGGGGACCAGCGACTTCGTCATATGTCCTATGGGCAACAGCGAAGGGTCTTTTTGGCTCGGGCCATGGCGCCGGGACCACGGCTGTTGCTGCTGGATGAACCGTTGTCCGGACTGGACAGCGTGTCTCGTGCGTTCATGCGGGAAAGAATCCAGGAAGTGGCGGCATCGGGAACCCCACTTGTTTTGGTGACGCATCATGCCGATGATCGGGTCCCGTGTATCAATAGGATTTTGGAATTGGATAAAGGTCGCGTCAAATTTTGTGGATTGGCTCATAAATATGTAATGGGATAATTGAAGAAGTCAGTTTTTTGGGGTGAAATGCAATAAAAAATAAAAAAAGCTTGACAACTTCTGTTTTTTTACATGAAAGTCTTCGTGAATGTACCAGCGGAGCCCATGGGGGCGCGGTCTAAATGTTGGCCCGTGCTGGTTGGAAATAGAACAGGTATATCGAGAAGCAGTGTGCGCATCGTGTACACTGCTTCTTTTTATGTATCGATGCACGTGCATCATATCACTTTTTTTCAGGAGTTTATTATGTCCAAGAATATCTACGTCGGCAACTTGCCCTGGTCCTCCACCGAAGACGAAGTCCGTGCAGCTTTCGAAGCTTACGGCCAGGTCTCTTCCGTCAAATTGATCGAAGATCGTGAAACCGGCCGTCCTCGTGGCTTCGGTTTTGTCGAGATGGATGACGATTCCAGCGCTCTCGAAGCTATCGAAGCTCTGGACGGCAAGGACTTCGGCGGCCGTAACGTCAAGGTCAACGAAGCCAAGCCCCGCGTGGAGCGTCCTCGCTGGTAGTTTTTAGCTACTCAGCGTAAGATGGCTATGAAAGCCCGTCTCTCTTTCGGGAGGGACGGGTTCTTTTTTCCGATTCTTTCAGGAATCGGGTGTATTTTTAACTCGGAGGTTGCCTTGGCAAAACCCAATTACAAGTTCGCAAAGCGTCAGAAAGAATTGGCGAAGAAAAAGAAGAAAGAAGAGAAGCGACAACGCAAATTGGCCAAGGCACAAGGACTCGGTCAATCGACTGAATATGACGAGACCGATGAAGCGGTGGACAGCGATTCTGACAATGCCGTGACCGGTGAAGTCGAAGCTGACAAGGATACCGCGTCCTAGCTGAATGAAGACCTCTGGGGAAAAGAGTCATTCGGATTGCCAATAGCCCGATCTATGGGTATCTTTCAGTCTCAACTCATGGAGGCTGTCGTGCGATGTGAAGGCAAGGTGACATGGTTTAACGAGCAGAAAGGGTTTGGATTCATTGTTGATGAAAACGGACAGGATTTTTTTGTTCATTATACCGAAATCATGCGTGAAGGGTTTCAAACCCTGGAGCCTGGTGAACGGGTGACCTTTGGTTGTATCGACGAGGAAAACGGTCCCAAGGCGGTTGAAGTCCGTCTGAAAAACGACATTTCCCCGTCGATGTTTTTATAATTTATCCCAATCCCATGCCCGGTTTCATTTCGAGACCGGTCAAATCCGTTTCATAACCGCCGAGGTCCTTGATCTTGGCCTTGACGTCGTCTCTGCGAATCGTGGCGATGAGTGTCTGTATGCGTTCATCTTCAATATATTCTGTTGGAATGACGAGGTCGTAGCGTTCATGTGCCAGCGGGGCAAAGTCGAGGTCCAGTGCCTTGGCTGCGGCAAAGATGCCCAGCCCGCAGGACGCTGCGCCGGTCAGGACGTTGACTGCGACCGCCATGTGCGTGAATTCTTCATTATCATAGCCTTGGACGTCTCGGGGAGCGATTCCCGCCTTTTTCAGATGATGATCCAACAATATTCGGGTTCCAGCCCCGCGTTGACGGTTGATGAAGGTGACGTCTTCACGCATCAGGTCAGTCACGCCCGTGATATCGAGCGGGTTGCCTTTGGCGACGATGAGTCCCTGATGCCGGATGGCGAGATTTATCAGCGTCACATCCAGATCGGGCAGGTATCGATCAATGAACGGAAAGTTGAAGTCGTTTGTTTCAGGATCAAACAGATGTGAGCCGGCAAACAGTGCCGAACCGGCCTTGAGCGCGGTCAGACCGCCCATGGACCCTGCGTGACTCGAAACCAGACGCATGGGCACGGTGGTCAGCCCCATGAGCTCATTGGCCAGTAGATCAAGTGTATTGTCATGACTGCCCACATGGACCAGCACCCGATCGAGGTCTGCCTGTGGAACCAGCAGCTCCGCGTTCAGGGATTCTCCCTGTTCAATGCCTTCCTTTTCTTCTGGTATATAGGCCACGGCCTGAGCCTTGGTCATGGTGGTTATCATGCCTGCGCCGCGAGCGAGTGGGGCGGCGACAACGGTTTCGCCGATACGACCGGCTGCCAGGCGGATGGCTTCACGCATTCCGGGTTTGGATGGTGTTTTTCGGGCCAGGGTGATGTCGGCCATATGCCGTTCCGGCACGGCCTTGCCCATGAGCCAATGAAGGATCGGGGCCAGAATCTTTTCATGACAGACAATGGCGGAGACCGGATATCCCGGTGCGCCCACCAGCAGTCGTCCCGGATACCCACTTCGTTCGTCGGTCATGGCGAGGAGCGTGGGCTTGCCCGGCATGACTGAAATGCCGTGGACAAGCACCGAACCGATGGATTCGAAAACCCGTTTTGAATAGTCCTTGCTGCCCGCACTGGACCCTGCGCCCACGATCACCACATGACAGCCGCTTTTCAGTCTGTCCAGGACTGCGGAGCGGAGGGTGTCCTCATTGTCCGGGACCGGTGCGGACCATGTGGCGTCCAATCCCCATGCGTCGGCATAGGCCTTGAAAACCTGCGAGTTCGACTCGATGACCTGTCCGGCCTGCGGTTCGGGTTTGTCGAGAAAATTCAAGACCTCATCGCCAGTCGGCAGGAAGACCGCCTTGACCTTTTCCCTGACCTCGATTTCATAGATGCCTGCGGAAAGAAGTGCGCCGATATCAGACGGCGTCAGCTCCCGGTTTTGCGGAATCAGTAATTCCGTGGCGACAATGTCTTCACCGATGCGGCGGACGTGCTGCCAGGGAAAGGCCGGGGTGTCGATCAGGACAGTTTCTTCGTCTTTTTGGACCACGTTTTCGATCATGATAACCGCGTTGGTCCCGGCAGGCATGGGGTTGCCGGTGTTGACGAATTGGAATTGGTCCGGGTGCTGCAAGGCCACGGGAGCGTCTTCCCGGGCTGCGAAGGTGGCGTCCGCCTGGATGGCGATGCCGTCCATGGCGGCAGCATGAAAAGTCGGGGACGAGCATTTGGCAAAGATGGGGGCCGTTGTGACCCGCCCAGCCGCTTTATGGGTGGCGAGCCTTTCTGTGCCCATGAGTTGTGTTCGATTGAGAGATTCTTTGGCCAGAGCGACAGCCTGTTCCGGCGCGATGGTCTCCAGATAAATATTCCGTTTCGTCATTCTGATAACTCCTTAGCTTTCGCATGAGATGGGGGTTTCCATCCCGAAAAACCGTGAGAAACCGCGTTGAACCCGTGCGTTTCGGTGACATGTCCGAAACGCACATGGAACAACCGGCGGGGTGGAAATTGTCATAGAGGGCCGTTTTGTCGAGTCCGGCCCTGCGTGAAAGAGCGCGGTGCTAATCGTGCTGGAACTCGCCATTTCGATAGATGACCAGTTCTTCGCCGCCTTTCAAGGTGGCCGTGACGGTTTTTTCTTCGGTATTGACCAAATCCCAGTGCAGGGCGGAGTCGTTGAACCCGAGTTCGGATTTTTTGGCCGCGTCGAGCGTGGATTGATCGCCGGCATAGGTGTCCGCGTATGATGCGCCGACAGCCACATGGCAGTTGCCGTGTTCTCCGCCAAAGTTCTCATCAAAGAGAGTATTGGCCATGAACGCGTTGATTTTTGAGAATCGACGGTCAGTCAGGGAGAATTCGCCAAGTCGGTTGGCTCCTTCATCGAGCGTGAGCTGTTTGGCAACGAAGTCACCGCCGGTTTTGGCCTCGGTTTTGACTGCCACACCGTTTTCAAAGGTAAGTTTGACGCCTTCGACAAAGTTGCCAGATCGGAAAGATGGCTGGTCTGCGTAGTAGACGCCTTCAGTTCCGCGCCAGTCAGGGGAAAGGAAAATTTCAAATGACGGGATGTTGTGTCCTGAAACGCCGAGCCATTGGCGATCCTTTCCAGGCACGACCGTGAGATCGGTGTTGGTTGTTTTGACATTGAGATGTTCGATATCCAGGTTGTTGAGCCATCCTTTGACTTTTTCGGCCTGTTCGAAAATCTCGGCCCATTTGGCCGGTGGGTTTTCCGTGTCCAGAAAACAGGCTTTGAGTACCTGCCTCTTGAATTCGTTCATGGATAAATCTGCGGCTTCGGCAAGGGCCTTGGTCGGATAAATGCACAAGGTCCAGCCGAATTCGCCGGTCTGTTCCCGTTTTTCCATGATATCGCGCATGAATTTTCGCGCCACGGCCGCCTGGCCGATCCGTTTTGGGTCCACGGCCTGAAGGTGGGTCAGGGACGCGGGGGCGATCAGTGAAATCAATCCGTTCAAGTTGCCGATGAATTCGGTGTCGCCAGCCGGGATGGCCGTGAGTTGATTTTCGGTGCCCTTTCCATAAAAAGACACTTCCATGGAAGATGTCATATTTTGGCGCGGGATCGGGTTGATTCCTTTTTCAAGAAGCAGTTCGAACATGACTTCGGCAAGAGGCAGGGCGTCCGCATCGAATCGGAGCAGTACGAAATCACCGGGCTTGTACGGTTTTGTGCGGGCGGTGGACAATCCCCACCACATGGTTTCAGCATATTTTCTCAGCTCTTTTTCTGTAAACATGTATATCCTCGTTCGTTTTTTGAGGGGTGTTTTTGGGAGGGCAGGATAAACAAGTATGGAGCGTATCACAACCTTCTTGAGCCTTGTGCCGAATTGTGCGTTATTTGAAAAGCGGTTTCATGTCTTGACACAGGACCTCCTTGGTTATATCAGCAATTCGTGTCTGGCTTTTTTGGCCGGATTAATTACGAATGAGTGTGCTGATGATTCTTAATATGATTGGCTACACACAAGAACTGGCCCGCACCATGGGCGTCCCAAATTATTTTCTGGAGGAAAAAATGGGCTACACTATCACTATCGACACAGACAAGTGCACCGGCGACGGCGAATGCGTAGACGTTTGCCCCGTTGAAGTTTACGAACTTCAGGACGGCAAAGCCGTTGCAGTCAACGAAGACGAATGTCTTGGCTGTGAGTCCTGCGTTGAGGTTTGCGAATCCGACGCTATCACTGTCGAAGAGAACTAGTCTTTATTGTATCGAATATGGTTTAGGGAGCAGCCATTATGGTGCTGCTCCCTTCCATTTCCTGCTTGTGGCGTGTGCCGCCTTTCATCGCCTCCGGGCGTCTTTTTTTATCTATACAGTGCGTTTGTCGTTTTTCTTGCTGTGAAACGGTTGACGCCTGTCTTTCACGACTTAATTTAACGTGACACCATATCATTCCAACGACGCACCTATGGGTGCGAATTTGACGAGGAGCATCTAGAATGGCGCTTGATTTTACAGAGTATTTTGAAAAGTACGAAGCCATCGTGGCTGAGGTCGATGCCGTTTTCAAGACGTTTGAAAATGAAATGGGCGATCTGGTCAAGTGCGGCAAGGGATGTAGCGACTGTTGTTACGCCCTGTTTGACGTGACATTGGTCGAAGCCATGTATATCAACGCCAAATTCAATGAGAAATTTTCTGGCCTTGAACGATCGCAGATCATGACCCGGGCCGACAAGGCAGATCGGCAGATCCACAAACTCAAGCGGAAGATATACAAGGCGAGCCAGGCAGGACAGGCAACCAACGAAATTTTGCTGGAAGTAGCCAAGGCCCGCGTGCGGTGTCCTTTGCTGAATGATGAAGGGCTGTGTTCGATCTATGAGAACAGGCCCATTACATGTCGTTTATACGGTGTGCCTACCTCCATCGGCGGCCAGGCACATACGTGCAGCATGTCCGGATTCAAGGGTGGCGAGAAATATCCCACCGTGAACATGGATATCATCTTGGACAGACTTCTTTCCATCGGCAAGGAATTGCAGGAAGGCATTGGAAGCCGTTTCGATGAATTGAGTGAAATGCTGCTGCCTTTGTCCATGGCGTTGGTTACCGACTACGATGAGCAGTATCTCGGAGTGGGTGAGGCCGTGAATTTGACCGTTCCCAAAAAACAGGTCGATATTCTGGAACAGACGCCGCCCAAGAAAGTTGTCGAACCCGACGCCCCCAAGCCTGAAGCCTGTGCGACTTGCACGCAATCCGGGGCGGCCTGCGAGTCGTGTGGTGAGATGATCGTGCTTGGTGGAGAGGAAAAGTGATGTCCACGCCAAATCGCTATGAGGACATGTCCGATCAAGACATCGAAGATCGTAAACAGTACATGTACGAAAAGATGTCCAAGCGGCGTCGCAAATTCGTTGATCGCATGGGATATGAAAAATGGGACCCGTTCGCAGCTCCATTCGATCCCATTGATATCCGTCAGGACAAGACCGGCTATACTTCGGCTGAACTTTCCCAGTTGTTCATTCGGGAATCGGGCAAGCACGACAATCAGGAATATATCGACCAGGTGAATGAGTTTAACGTCATGATGGTTATGAATTTTGAAAAAGTTCGTCCTATTTATGATTTTTGTCTCTGGTATGCAGAACATTGCAAAAAACACGGTATGGAACCGTAAGAAGGATACAACGCCATGGAACATTTCGACAATCTTGATGATTATATTGCCGATCTCAAAGCCCAGCTGGAAGCTAATCCTTCCTGCGGCAACACTCATTACAATCTTGGCGTGGCGTATTTGTCGCGTCGGGATTTCATGGAAGCGGAACGCGAATTTCTTGACGCGGTCGCTCACTCCCCTCGTCTGGCCGAAGGTTATGTGCAGCTGGGCGGTATCGCCTTGCAACGCAATGACCTGGAGTCCTGCCTGAACTATAACATTCAGGCCACCCAGCAGCGGCCGTTTTTCGCTGTGCCCTGGGGCAACATCGGATTCATCCTCATGCAGCAGGGTGACTACGACAAGGCGCATAAGGCCCTGAAAAAGGCCCTCAAGTACGATCACAATTTTGCACAGGCCCAAGCCACCATGTCTTCGCTTCATATCGCCATGGGCGATTACGAAGAGGCTGACAAGTTGTTGCGGAAGATTCTGGAAAAGGAACTTCATTTCGGTCCAGCCTGGAACAACAAGGCCATCGTTGACGCCCATTTCGGTAACTGGGAAGACGCAGCCAAGTGTATTGTCAAAGCCGAAGAGTCCGGTTTTGAAGTCCCCGAGGATTTCAAGAAAGAAGTGGAAGAAAATAATAAATAGGAATTATTCCTATTGCTTTCACTGGAAAGGTGATTATATTCAGGGGGTCGTCGATTGGACGATCCCCTTTTTTTCTTTCAGGAGGGCATATGGCAAAGTTTCGCAGCACCAAGAAGGCTGTTCGGGAAATACTCATACAGGATGATTGGCAGACTCGATTGGTTGAACTGGATGTGTTTCGTCCCGGTGATCTGATGTCGCCGTTGTTGAATCTGCGACTTGATCGGGATGAAGCGGTTCGATGGCGGACCGTCCCGGCCTTTGGTCGAGCGATTGCTCGTCTGTCTGAGGAGTCCATGGAAAAGACGCGGACGCTGATGCGGACACTCATGTGGTATATGAATGAAGAGTCCGGCAACCTCGGATGGGGGATTCCGCATTTCATGGCTGAAGCCATGGTCCAGAATGAACGAATCGCCACCGAGTTTCACAAGATCCTCGTGTCATATATCTATTGTGATGAAGCGTGTGATGGTAATTTTCTCGATCACCCTGAATTGCGGCGTGATGTGTACTGGGGGTTGGCCCGGTTGGCCGAAGTTCGTCCTGAGCTGGTTGTCCATGGCGAGCGGTTCCTGATTATCGGCCTGGATGATCCTGATACCTATAATAGGGCCTATGCCGCTTGGGTGCTTGGTTTGATCCGGGCGCAGGATGCGCGACCCCGATTGGAGGCCCTTTCAAGCGATACGTCGGAGATTCGGACATTCATGGATGGACAGTTGGTGGAGACGACTGTC
This Pseudodesulfovibrio sp. JC047 DNA region includes the following protein-coding sequences:
- a CDS encoding ferredoxin, whose product is MGYTITIDTDKCTGDGECVDVCPVEVYELQDGKAVAVNEDECLGCESCVEVCESDAITVEEN
- a CDS encoding aminopeptidase is translated as MFTEKELRKYAETMWWGLSTARTKPYKPGDFVLLRFDADALPLAEVMFELLLEKGINPIPRQNMTSSMEVSFYGKGTENQLTAIPAGDTEFIGNLNGLISLIAPASLTHLQAVDPKRIGQAAVARKFMRDIMEKREQTGEFGWTLCIYPTKALAEAADLSMNEFKRQVLKACFLDTENPPAKWAEIFEQAEKVKGWLNNLDIEHLNVKTTNTDLTVVPGKDRQWLGVSGHNIPSFEIFLSPDWRGTEGVYYADQPSFRSGNFVEGVKLTFENGVAVKTEAKTGGDFVAKQLTLDEGANRLGEFSLTDRRFSKINAFMANTLFDENFGGEHGNCHVAVGASYADTYAGDQSTLDAAKKSELGFNDSALHWDLVNTEEKTVTATLKGGEELVIYRNGEFQHD
- a CDS encoding YkgJ family cysteine cluster protein, which gives rise to MALDFTEYFEKYEAIVAEVDAVFKTFENEMGDLVKCGKGCSDCCYALFDVTLVEAMYINAKFNEKFSGLERSQIMTRADKADRQIHKLKRKIYKASQAGQATNEILLEVAKARVRCPLLNDEGLCSIYENRPITCRLYGVPTSIGGQAHTCSMSGFKGGEKYPTVNMDIILDRLLSIGKELQEGIGSRFDELSEMLLPLSMALVTDYDEQYLGVGEAVNLTVPKKQVDILEQTPPKKVVEPDAPKPEACATCTQSGAACESCGEMIVLGGEEK
- a CDS encoding RNA-binding protein, encoding MSKNIYVGNLPWSSTEDEVRAAFEAYGQVSSVKLIEDRETGRPRGFGFVEMDDDSSALEAIEALDGKDFGGRNVKVNEAKPRVERPRW
- a CDS encoding molybdopterin biosynthesis protein encodes the protein MTKRNIYLETIAPEQAVALAKESLNRTQLMGTERLATHKAAGRVTTAPIFAKCSSPTFHAAAMDGIAIQADATFAAREDAPVALQHPDQFQFVNTGNPMPAGTNAVIMIENVVQKDEETVLIDTPAFPWQHVRRIGEDIVATELLIPQNRELTPSDIGALLSAGIYEIEVREKVKAVFLPTGDEVLNFLDKPEPQAGQVIESNSQVFKAYADAWGLDATWSAPVPDNEDTLRSAVLDRLKSGCHVVIVGAGSSAGSKDYSKRVFESIGSVLVHGISVMPGKPTLLAMTDERSGYPGRLLVGAPGYPVSAIVCHEKILAPILHWLMGKAVPERHMADITLARKTPSKPGMREAIRLAAGRIGETVVAAPLARGAGMITTMTKAQAVAYIPEEKEGIEQGESLNAELLVPQADLDRVLVHVGSHDNTLDLLANELMGLTTVPMRLVSSHAGSMGGLTALKAGSALFAGSHLFDPETNDFNFPFIDRYLPDLDVTLINLAIRHQGLIVAKGNPLDITGVTDLMREDVTFINRQRGAGTRILLDHHLKKAGIAPRDVQGYDNEEFTHMAVAVNVLTGAASCGLGIFAAAKALDLDFAPLAHERYDLVIPTEYIEDERIQTLIATIRRDDVKAKIKDLGGYETDLTGLEMKPGMGLG
- a CDS encoding DVU0298 family protein, translated to MAKFRSTKKAVREILIQDDWQTRLVELDVFRPGDLMSPLLNLRLDRDEAVRWRTVPAFGRAIARLSEESMEKTRTLMRTLMWYMNEESGNLGWGIPHFMAEAMVQNERIATEFHKILVSYIYCDEACDGNFLDHPELRRDVYWGLARLAEVRPELVVHGERFLIIGLDDPDTYNRAYAAWVLGLIRAQDARPRLEALSSDTSEIRTFMDGQLVETTVGHMADEAVNRLD
- a CDS encoding tetratricopeptide repeat protein — its product is MEHFDNLDDYIADLKAQLEANPSCGNTHYNLGVAYLSRRDFMEAEREFLDAVAHSPRLAEGYVQLGGIALQRNDLESCLNYNIQATQQRPFFAVPWGNIGFILMQQGDYDKAHKALKKALKYDHNFAQAQATMSSLHIAMGDYEEADKLLRKILEKELHFGPAWNNKAIVDAHFGNWEDAAKCIVKAEESGFEVPEDFKKEVEENNK
- a CDS encoding ATP-binding cassette domain-containing protein, coding for MHTLISLTDVTVTRGGRTLLGPLSWTLKRGDHVAVTGANGAGKTTFLTVVRGDILPDSGGKRVYDFGQGAQTSVLGIRQRIAMVSADMQDFYDLHTPHVTGRNVILAGFFDTPILYDEPTSEQEDAAARIVEVLALHELADSQVGTMSTGQLRKILVARGLVSHPDVLLLDECLDGLDAPSRNEVLRLLNRAGEWTTLICVAHRAGDVPECINHAMTLDHGHLVAQGRREDVLSALQSQAPALVACDMPAPVIDLNMEYLLRMEHVSVVRDGIRQLHSIDWEILPGEQWMVVGANGAGKSTLLKVILSEVPPYADDEEGVGHIHRLGGLTMDEARPLIGVVSPDFQARYARELGWEVTAEETVMSGYRGSVGMLDEPTSREKLGAAQWLEMVGLAGLGDQRLRHMSYGQQRRVFLARAMAPGPRLLLLDEPLSGLDSVSRAFMRERIQEVAASGTPLVLVTHHADDRVPCINRILELDKGRVKFCGLAHKYVMG
- a CDS encoding cold shock domain-containing protein, with product MRCEGKVTWFNEQKGFGFIVDENGQDFFVHYTEIMREGFQTLEPGERVTFGCIDEENGPKAVEVRLKNDISPSMFL